GCCGATCGGCGGCGGCGCGATGGGCACGGTGTGGCGGGCCCAGGACGAGATGCTCGGCCGCACCGTGGCGATCAAGGAACTCCTGCTGCCGCACGACCACGACGAGCACCGCACCGAAGAGGCGAAGAACCGCGCGATGCGCGAGGCGCGGATCGCCGCCCGGCTGCAGCATTCCCACGCGATCACGGTCTTCGCCGTCCTCGAGGAGGAGGACCGGCCCTGGCTGGTCATGGAGTACCTGCCGTCGAAGAGCTTCGCCGTCCTGATCCAGGACGAGCCGGCTTCGGTCGACGACGCCATCCGCGTCGGCGCGCAGATCAGCTCGGCGCTGGCCGGCGCGCACCGCGCGGGGATCGTGCACCGCGACGTGAAGCCGGCCAACATCCTGGTGTCCGAGGACGGCACGGCGAAGATCACCGACTTCGGCATCTCCCGCGCGATCGGTGACGTCAAGCTGACGGCCACCGGGGAGATCGCCGGCACGCCCGCGTACCTCGCGCCCGAGGTGGCCCGCGGCGAGGATGCGGACTTCGCCGCGGACGTCTTCTCCCTCGGCGCCACGCTGTACGCCGCCGTCGAGGGGAAGCCGCCGTACGGCACCGCGGACAACCCGATCGCGTTGCTCTACAAGGCGTCCAGCGGGGAGATCGAGCCGCCGGAGAAGGCGGAGCGGCTGACCCCGCTGCTGCTGCGGATGCTCGCGACCGACCCGGCCGAACGGCCGTCGATGGACGAGGTCGAGCAGGAGCTGCGGGGGCTGCTGACGGACGTGGAGCCGGGCGAGTCGGTCCTCGCGGCGACGCTC
This genomic window from Amycolatopsis mongoliensis contains:
- a CDS encoding serine/threonine-protein kinase codes for the protein MLVESRRIRDRYRLIEPIGGGAMGTVWRAQDEMLGRTVAIKELLLPHDHDEHRTEEAKNRAMREARIAARLQHSHAITVFAVLEEEDRPWLVMEYLPSKSFAVLIQDEPASVDDAIRVGAQISSALAGAHRAGIVHRDVKPANILVSEDGTAKITDFGISRAIGDVKLTATGEIAGTPAYLAPEVARGEDADFAADVFSLGATLYAAVEGKPPYGTADNPIALLYKASSGEIEPPEKAERLTPLLLRMLATDPAERPSMDEVEQELRGLLTDVEPGESVLAATLPETEAAPVTAVPTVPATVAVPPAGEVAAVTPGARKGLIAVGAGAALLCVAVVVAILLVVRQNPPQDNAAPPASQPSTSASATPSTSASPSPASSSAPAATPPPTSTPVSPVSSTKTAAQALSDYYALLPGNPAQAWNLLTDNFKATRHQTFERYTSWWKQFKSVKATNVKEAGPGKVTATVLYNGGQAESDTFTMIQVGGVWMIDVQS